The proteins below are encoded in one region of Bacillus alveayuensis:
- a CDS encoding flagellar biosynthesis protein FlhA (product_source=KO:K02400; cath_funfam=1.20.1640.10; cog=COG1298; ko=KO:K02400; pfam=PF00771; superfamily=161025; tigrfam=TIGR01398; transmembrane_helix_parts=Inside_1_11,TMhelix_12_34,Outside_35_53,TMhelix_54_76,Inside_77_96,TMhelix_97_119,Outside_120_185,TMhelix_186_208,Inside_209_270,TMhelix_271_293,Outside_294_678), whose translation MQARDLSVLISVILIVAMLIIPFPSWMLSLLIIINISLALLVLLTSMNMQEPLQFSIFPSLLLLLTLFRLGLNVSTTRSILSRGEAGKVVETFGTFVVGGNVLVGFVVFLILIIIQFIVITKGSERVSEVAARFTLDAMPGKQMSIDADLNAGIISEEEAKKRREKVAREADFYGAMDGASKFVKGDAIAGIVIVLINIIFGIIIGMIQQDLNLQEAASRYTLLTVGDGIVSQIPALLISTATGIVVTRAASDGNLGSDITKQLFAYPKMLLVAAITILLLGIVTPIGIVLTLPISVLLALLGYSFIQSQKVDDKEEDEINEEQEINEMKSPEQIMNLIELDPIEFEFGYGLIPLADANQGGDLLDRIVMIRRQIAIELGMVIPVVRIRDNIQLKPNEYRLKIKGNEVGRGELLLDHYLALGPGIEEDSIEGVDTKEPSFGLSAKWISEELKDQAEMFGYTVVDPPSVVSTHITELLKKHAHELLGRHETKQLVDHLKENYPILVEEVTPNPLSIGDIQKVLAKLLKEKVSIRNLPVIFETLADYGKLTTDTDLLTEYVRQALAKQITSQYTKEKEPLKVITLSGQVEKIIADGVHQTEHGNYLSLDPGQSQGIVESIAKNVEHLSMNDVNPVILCSPAVRMYVRQLIERYLPDVPVLSYNELEANVEVQSIGVVNIS comes from the coding sequence ATGCAAGCAAGAGATTTATCTGTATTAATTAGTGTTATTTTAATTGTCGCTATGTTAATTATCCCATTTCCATCATGGATGTTGAGCTTATTGATCATCATCAACATCTCTCTTGCCTTGTTGGTCCTCCTTACTTCTATGAATATGCAAGAACCATTACAGTTTTCCATCTTTCCTTCTTTACTATTATTGTTAACATTGTTTCGCTTAGGCTTAAACGTATCGACGACTAGGTCCATTTTATCAAGGGGTGAAGCTGGTAAAGTAGTTGAAACATTTGGGACGTTTGTTGTAGGTGGAAATGTTTTAGTAGGATTTGTTGTCTTTTTAATTTTGATTATTATTCAATTTATTGTCATAACAAAAGGTTCTGAACGTGTTTCCGAAGTGGCTGCCCGTTTTACGTTAGATGCGATGCCAGGAAAACAGATGAGTATTGATGCCGATTTAAATGCAGGAATCATTTCTGAAGAGGAAGCGAAAAAACGACGTGAAAAAGTAGCTCGGGAAGCTGATTTCTATGGAGCAATGGATGGTGCTAGCAAGTTTGTCAAGGGTGATGCGATTGCCGGTATTGTTATCGTCCTAATCAATATTATTTTCGGTATTATTATCGGCATGATTCAACAAGATTTAAATTTACAAGAAGCGGCATCACGTTATACGTTGTTAACCGTTGGGGATGGCATTGTCAGTCAAATTCCCGCTTTGTTAATTTCAACGGCTACAGGTATTGTTGTCACAAGGGCGGCATCTGATGGAAATTTAGGCAGTGATATTACGAAACAGCTTTTTGCTTATCCAAAAATGCTTCTAGTTGCTGCTATTACGATATTGCTGCTCGGAATTGTCACACCGATTGGAATTGTGTTAACGCTGCCGATATCCGTATTATTAGCTCTTTTAGGATATTCGTTTATACAATCGCAAAAAGTGGATGATAAGGAAGAAGATGAGATCAATGAAGAACAAGAAATAAACGAGATGAAAAGCCCGGAACAAATTATGAATTTAATTGAACTAGACCCCATTGAATTTGAATTTGGATATGGTCTCATTCCGTTAGCCGATGCGAATCAAGGGGGAGATTTACTTGATCGTATTGTCATGATTAGACGACAAATAGCGATTGAGCTGGGTATGGTCATTCCTGTTGTTCGCATTCGCGATAATATTCAGCTAAAACCGAATGAATACCGTTTGAAAATAAAGGGAAACGAAGTCGGAAGAGGAGAGCTCTTGCTAGATCATTATTTAGCGTTAGGTCCTGGAATTGAAGAAGATTCCATCGAAGGGGTCGATACGAAAGAACCTTCTTTTGGCCTATCAGCTAAATGGATTAGCGAAGAATTGAAAGATCAAGCAGAGATGTTCGGTTATACCGTTGTTGATCCCCCTTCGGTAGTATCAACACATATTACGGAATTGCTGAAGAAACATGCTCATGAGTTATTAGGGCGTCATGAAACGAAACAGTTAGTGGATCATTTAAAGGAGAATTATCCAATTTTAGTCGAAGAAGTAACTCCGAATCCTCTTTCAATTGGCGATATTCAAAAGGTTTTAGCGAAATTGTTAAAAGAAAAAGTGTCGATCCGAAATTTACCGGTTATTTTTGAAACGTTAGCAGATTACGGAAAACTAACAACGGATACAGATTTATTGACGGAATATGTTCGCCAAGCATTAGCAAAACAAATTACTAGTCAATATACGAAAGAAAAAGAGCCATTAAAAGTGATAACGCTCTCTGGACAAGTAGAAAAAATCATTGCTGATGGCGTACATCAAACGGAGCATGGAAATTATTTATCGCTAGATCCTGGCCAATCCCAAGGAATCGTTGAGTCCATTGCGAAAAATGTTGAACATTTATCGATGAACGATGTGAATCCCGTTATTCTTTGTTCACCAGCAGTTCGAATGTATGTCCGACAATTGATTGAACGTTATTTACCGGACGTTCCTGTATTATCCTATAACGAGCTTGAAGCAAACGTAGAAGTTCAAAGCATCGGGGTGGTGAATATTTCATGA
- a CDS encoding flagellar biosynthesis protein FlhF (product_source=KO:K02404; cath_funfam=3.30.30.80,3.40.50.300; cog=COG1419; ko=KO:K02404; pfam=PF00448; smart=SM00962; superfamily=158622,52540) — protein MIIKKYKAPTMQEAMKQIRVELGQDAVILNSKIVYSGGFFGLFKKKNVEVIAGVDEAVQSNAQKERQPSTLKDEMLPLFKEIKEMKQSIQSLQIEGEKLYPKELMLVDLQLKEAGFHSAIRSELMSSLMETYFLSRKNMTEEEILEELKNEIFKKIKHIPFLGITFQKKYINVVGPTGVGKTTTLAKLAAEIKLKHKKSIAFITTDTYRIAAIEQLKTYANILNAPVEVCYNINDFVRAKTKLHSYDIVFIDTAGRNFMEKQYIDDLQDVIDFNEELETYLIFSLTAKYEDMKKIFERFSAIPIHQFIFTKYDETSSHGAMLNMVLESNIGVGYLTDGQNVPDDIHQIDQKSFINYLLR, from the coding sequence ATGATAATAAAAAAATACAAGGCACCAACAATGCAAGAAGCCATGAAACAAATTCGTGTTGAGCTAGGTCAAGATGCCGTGATTTTAAACTCGAAAATTGTTTATTCGGGAGGTTTTTTTGGCTTATTTAAAAAGAAAAATGTTGAAGTCATCGCAGGAGTTGATGAAGCCGTACAAAGCAATGCTCAAAAAGAAAGGCAGCCAAGCACATTAAAGGATGAAATGCTACCATTATTTAAAGAAATAAAAGAAATGAAGCAATCCATTCAATCTTTGCAAATAGAAGGGGAGAAATTATATCCAAAAGAACTCATGTTGGTTGATCTTCAATTAAAGGAAGCAGGATTTCATTCGGCGATCCGAAGCGAATTAATGTCGTCTTTAATGGAAACTTATTTCTTAAGCCGAAAAAATATGACGGAGGAAGAAATCCTAGAGGAATTAAAAAATGAAATATTTAAGAAGATCAAACATATTCCATTTTTGGGGATTACTTTTCAAAAAAAGTATATTAATGTCGTTGGACCAACTGGTGTTGGAAAAACGACTACATTAGCAAAGCTAGCTGCTGAAATAAAATTAAAGCATAAAAAAAGCATTGCTTTTATAACAACCGATACGTACCGAATTGCCGCTATTGAACAGCTTAAAACATATGCCAATATTTTAAATGCCCCGGTGGAAGTTTGCTACAACATTAACGACTTTGTTAGAGCGAAAACCAAGCTTCATAGTTATGATATTGTCTTTATTGATACAGCAGGGCGCAATTTTATGGAAAAACAATATATTGATGATTTACAAGATGTGATTGACTTTAATGAAGAATTAGAAACTTATTTAATTTTTTCCTTAACAGCTAAATATGAGGATATGAAAAAAATATTTGAGCGTTTTTCTGCCATTCCTATTCATCAATTTATCTTTACAAAATATGATGAAACGTCGTCGCACGGGGCAATGTTAAATATGGTTCTTGAGTCTAATATTGGTGTTGGATATTTGACTGATGGCCAAAATGTTCCTGATGATATTCATCAAATCGATCAAAAATCATTTATCAATTATTTATTGAGGTAG
- a CDS encoding flagellar biosynthesis protein FlhG (product_source=KO:K04562; cath_funfam=3.40.50.300; cog=COG0455; ko=KO:K04562; pfam=PF10609; superfamily=52540): protein MDQAEQLRKKIKKLYTPKAKTVAVISGKGGVGKSNIVLNFSINLAKRNKRVLLIDSDIGMANIDILLGESSSYTMVDILEKKWPIQQALKKGPFGLCYLSGGTTLSNIVQLREDSFQHFLKELEKMVATFDEILFDMGAGISKESMRFLMAVDEIIVVTTPEPTSIMDAYAAIKLVHQYDSDKTIKLVVNRCQKRTDGHQAWERLKMTTKQFLDLDIHLLGYIPEDKHVQQSVMNQTPIVMQFPTSPVAKALEAMTKEYLNVPNDHKGFIQRLKNLFSKG from the coding sequence ATGGATCAAGCGGAACAGCTAAGAAAAAAAATAAAAAAGCTATACACACCGAAAGCGAAAACGGTAGCAGTCATAAGCGGAAAAGGCGGAGTCGGTAAATCGAATATTGTTTTAAATTTTTCGATCAATCTCGCAAAACGCAATAAACGTGTATTATTGATCGATTCTGATATTGGGATGGCCAATATCGATATATTGCTAGGAGAATCTTCTAGCTATACAATGGTCGATATTTTAGAAAAAAAATGGCCGATTCAACAAGCATTAAAAAAAGGGCCTTTTGGACTCTGTTATTTATCAGGGGGAACGACACTTTCCAATATTGTTCAATTAAGAGAGGATAGCTTTCAGCATTTTCTAAAGGAACTGGAAAAAATGGTCGCAACGTTTGATGAAATTTTGTTTGATATGGGAGCTGGTATTTCAAAAGAGAGTATGCGTTTTTTAATGGCGGTCGATGAAATTATCGTCGTCACAACGCCAGAGCCAACATCTATTATGGATGCTTATGCAGCGATCAAGCTTGTTCATCAATATGATTCCGACAAAACGATAAAATTAGTGGTTAATCGCTGCCAAAAGCGCACAGATGGACATCAGGCTTGGGAGCGCCTTAAGATGACAACGAAGCAATTTTTAGATTTAGATATCCATTTATTAGGATATATTCCTGAAGACAAGCATGTCCAACAATCTGTGATGAATCAAACTCCGATCGTGATGCAATTTCCGACTTCACCAGTTGCAAAAGCGCTGGAGGCAATGACGAAGGAATATTTAAATGTGCCTAATGATCATAAAGGCTTTATTCAAAGATTAAAAAACTTATTTTCGAAAGGCTGA
- a CDS encoding two-component system chemotaxis response regulator CheB (product_source=KO:K03412; cath_funfam=3.40.50.180,3.40.50.2300; cog=COG2201; ko=KO:K03412; pfam=PF00072,PF01339; smart=SM00448; superfamily=52172,52738) gives METIKVLVIDDSAFMRKLISDFLNEHPHIEVIGTARNGEEGLEKIHALKPNVVTLDIEMPVLNGLETLERIMKQYPLPVIMLSSQTKAGTEITIRCLQKGAFDFIEKPSGSISLDLYKVKEQLIEKVMHAYQAQQKVKFQHHKITPKNQIENSMERKRSPNEKVIVAIGTSTGGPKALHQVIPFLRKQPHVVYFVVQHMPPGFTHSLAERLNAVSELFVKEAEQGEKVQHGVVYIAPGGYNMKIVQKGNELQIDIVDTMQNEIYRPSVNILFESLSKIKGYSKIAVIMTGMGSDGTAGLKLLKSDGNVTSIAQSEESSIIFGMPKAAIAANVIDYIVDLKDLAKTIKCLI, from the coding sequence TTGGAAACAATAAAGGTATTAGTTATTGATGATTCAGCTTTTATGAGAAAACTTATTTCTGACTTTTTAAATGAGCATCCTCATATTGAAGTAATTGGAACAGCTAGAAATGGCGAGGAAGGCTTAGAAAAAATACACGCTTTGAAGCCAAATGTCGTGACACTTGATATCGAAATGCCAGTTTTAAACGGACTAGAAACATTAGAAAGGATCATGAAGCAATATCCTTTACCGGTCATTATGCTTTCAAGTCAGACAAAAGCGGGAACAGAGATTACCATTCGTTGTTTGCAAAAGGGAGCTTTTGATTTTATAGAAAAGCCTTCTGGCTCTATTTCATTAGATTTGTATAAAGTAAAAGAACAGTTAATCGAAAAGGTGATGCATGCATATCAAGCTCAACAAAAAGTGAAATTTCAACATCATAAGATCACTCCCAAAAATCAAATAGAAAATAGTATGGAACGAAAAAGGTCGCCGAATGAAAAAGTGATCGTCGCCATCGGAACTTCGACTGGGGGACCTAAAGCATTACACCAAGTCATTCCTTTTTTACGAAAACAACCACATGTTGTCTATTTTGTCGTTCAGCATATGCCACCTGGCTTTACCCACTCTCTTGCCGAACGCTTAAATGCTGTATCAGAACTTTTTGTCAAGGAAGCGGAGCAAGGTGAGAAGGTTCAACATGGTGTTGTTTATATTGCACCAGGTGGATATAATATGAAAATCGTTCAGAAAGGAAATGAACTTCAAATAGATATTGTTGATACGATGCAAAACGAAATTTATCGCCCTTCTGTGAATATACTATTTGAATCATTAAGTAAAATTAAAGGATATTCGAAAATAGCGGTAATTATGACAGGGATGGGAAGTGATGGTACAGCCGGCTTAAAGCTGTTAAAATCCGATGGAAATGTGACATCAATCGCACAATCAGAAGAAAGTTCCATTATTTTTGGGATGCCGAAAGCAGCGATTGCTGCAAATGTCATTGATTATATTGTCGATTTAAAAGATTTGGCTAAGACTATTAAATGTTTGATTTGA